GACACTGGAGCCGTAAGATGCATGCTATTTCAGCCATGAAACTGGCTGATGCGATACGGCGCGCGGCGGAGATGTAATACATCAGTCAATTGCGCGATGGGTGCGTCGCCTGCTTCAGAACGCCTTGTTCTGAACGGCCCACTGGTAGGCGTGTTGCAGTCCCGTTTTCAATGTGTACTCGGGCTTCCACCCCAGCGCGGTAATCCGGTTGATGTCGAGGAGTTTGCGTGGAGCGCCGTCCGGTTTCGACGGATCGAACTGGACCCTCCCCGAATAGCCGACCACGCCTTTCATCGTCTCGGCAAGCTCCGCTATGGTACAGTCTTTCCCGGTTCCCACATTGATCGTTTCGGGTGAATCGTATTCCTGCATCAATAGGACGAGGGCACTCGCCAGATCGTCAACGTGGAGGAATTCACGCATCGGTCTGCCGCTTCCCCAGACAATAACTTCGGGCGCTCCGGTCACCTTCGCCTCGTGGAATCTGCGCATCATCCCAGGAATTACATGGGAATCTTCTGGAGAGAAATTATCGTTCGGGCCGTAGAGGTTCGTCGGCATTGCCGAGATGAAACGTCGACCATACTGCCGGAAATACTGCTCGCACAGCTTTAGGATTGCTATCTTCGCGAGGGCATAGGCTTCGTTCGTGGGCTCCAGCGCCCCCGTGAGGAGACTCTCCTCGCGGATTGGCTGGGAAGCAAGTTTGGGGTAGATACACGAGCTGCCGAGATAGAGGAGCTTCACAACGCTGCTCTGCGCGGCAGATCGGATGATGTTGGTCCCAAGGACGAGATTTTCGTACAAGAAATCGGCGGGATATCTGGCATTTGCCAGGATCCCGCCAACCTTGGCGGCAGCCAGAAAGACGTATTCCACGCGGTTCTCGGCGAAGAACGCCCGCACCGCGGCCTGATCGAGTAGATCAAGCTCTTGTCGCGTCCGGACAACGAGGTTCTGGTGGCCGTCCGAGCGCAGACGCCGGATCAGCGCAGATCCAACCAGACCCTGATGCCCGGCCACGAAGATGCAACTGTCCGAGTTCATGCGAGCAACCGGGAGCGGTGTCGGCGTTGGGAGCGGGAAGGAAGCACCTCAGGCGAGGCGATCAAGATCCAGACCCTCGCTCTTGAGATCCTCGCGCACCATGAGCTCGACCAGCTCTTTGAACGTTGTCCGAGGCCTCCAGCCGAGGATCTTGCGCGCCTTGTCGTAGTCGCCAACCAGCATGTCGACTTCGGTTGGACGAAAATATCGCGGATCGATCTCCACATATTTCTTCCAATCCAACCGCACCAAGTTGAATGCTTCATCAAGGAATTCCCGGACGGAGCGTGTCTCGCCTGTGGCAATCACATAGTCGTCGGGCTCGGACTGTTGGAGCATCAGCCACATCGCCTCGACAAAATCCTTGGCGTAACCCCAATCGCGCTTCGCGTCCAGATTGCCGAG
The window above is part of the Candidatus Polarisedimenticolia bacterium genome. Proteins encoded here:
- a CDS encoding GDP-L-fucose synthase; the protein is MNSDSCIFVAGHQGLVGSALIRRLRSDGHQNLVVRTRQELDLLDQAAVRAFFAENRVEYVFLAAAKVGGILANARYPADFLYENLVLGTNIIRSAAQSSVVKLLYLGSSCIYPKLASQPIREESLLTGALEPTNEAYALAKIAILKLCEQYFRQYGRRFISAMPTNLYGPNDNFSPEDSHVIPGMMRRFHEAKVTGAPEVIVWGSGRPMREFLHVDDLASALVLLMQEYDSPETINVGTGKDCTIAELAETMKGVVGYSGRVQFDPSKPDGAPRKLLDINRITALGWKPEYTLKTGLQHAYQWAVQNKAF